A single genomic interval of Lucilia cuprina isolate Lc7/37 chromosome 2, ASM2204524v1, whole genome shotgun sequence harbors:
- the LOC111676665 gene encoding seminal metalloprotease 1, translating into MLQLHSVYIIFAVLLLISLFEINALPLIKNNIDPEISSGQFEGDMLLTPEQLNDLTNSFPKIQGRNGLVSPTYRWPNNIVYYKIVGNFDAAHRQAILEGIATIEARTCIRFHEADDSQPHYVAITSDSGGCYTAVGYLAKVQQMNLEVYPLNEGCFRTGTILHEFMHALGFYHQQSDPQRDDYIEILYENVIPGKEFNFEKYQSTFVTDFDMGYDYESCLHYSSTAFSVNGKATIRTLDSKAEIGQRIGLSDKDISKINIMYKCPILI; encoded by the exons ATGTTACAATTACACtcagtttatataatttttgcagttttattattgatttcatTATTTGAAATCAATGCTTTacctttaattaaaaacaatatcgATCCAGAAATTTCTTCAGGTCAATTTGAGGGTGATATGCTATTGACTCCCGAACAACTAAATGATTTGACAAATTCTTTTCCAAAAATACAAGGCAGAAATGGTTTAGTGTCGCCTACATATAGATGGCccaataatattgtttattataaaattgtggGCAATTTTG ATGCGGCTCATCGTCAAGCTATATTAGAAGGTATAGCCACCATAGAGGCACGCACTTGTATACGTTTCCATGAGGCCGATGATTCTCAACCACACTATGTAGCTATTACTTCTGATTCCGGAGGCTGCTATACAGCTGTTGGTTATCTAGCAAAAGTCCAACAAATGAACTTAGAAGTTTATCCACTAAATGAAGGATGTTTCCGCACCGGCACTATACTCCATGAATTCATGCATGCTCTCGGTTTCTATCATCAACAAAGTGATCCCCAGCGGGATGATTATATAGAAATTCTCTATGAAAATGTCATACCCGGCAAAgagtttaattttgaaaaatatcaaagTACTTTTGTAACAGATTTTGATATGGGCTATGACTACGAAAGTTGTCTACATTATAGTTCTACAGCATTTTCTGTAAATGGCAAAGCAACCATAAGAACTTTGGATTCTAAAGCCGAGATAGGTCAGAGAATTGGTTTGAGTGATAAAGATATTTCTAAGATCAATATCATGTATAAGTGTCCCATATTGATTTAA
- the LOC111676661 gene encoding seminal metalloprotease 1-like: MQLSATKLVVFTTLFGLSLAMPTTRVETDPELTAGYVEGDMVLDTNLRNGLRNEVFRWPNNTVYYKFFTQFDEPHKNHILRGMRILESVSCLRFKEATPDIKSFVNITGFDGGCYSSVGFLNQGAQTYNLEIYRLDEGCFRLGTIVHEFLHTLGFYHMQSAADRDEYVRIAEENIKPGTIHNFNKYNQSYVDDFDQEYDYGSVLHYSAYAFSANGEMTIIPLKAEEASGIMGQRRGMSKSDINKLNTMYRCPVHV, translated from the exons ATGCAACTCTCTGCTACTAAACTAGTGGTCTTCACCACACTTTTCGGCCTTTCCTTGGCCATGCCCACCACTCGTGTGGAAACTGATCCCGAATTAACTGCTGGCTATGTTGAGGGTGACATGGTTTTAGATACAAATTTACGTAATGGTTTACGTAATGAGGTCTTTAGATGGCCCAATAACACTGTTTACTACAAATTCTTTACACAATTTG ATGAACCCCacaaaaatcacattttacGAGGCATGAGAATCTTAGAAAGCGTTTCCTGCTTACGTTTCAAGGAAGCCACTCCTGACATTAAATCTTTTGTTAATATCACTGGTTTTGATGGTGGCTGTTACTCAAGCGTGGGCTTTCTTAATCAAGGAGCTCAAACTTACAATTTAGAAATCTATAGACTTGATGAAGGTTGCTTCCGTTTGGGCACAATTGTCCACGAATTTTTACACACTTTGGGTTTCTATCACATGCAAAGTGCTGCCGATCGTGATGAATATGTTCGTATTGCTGAGGAAAACATTAAACCTGGCACTATTCACAATTTCAACAAATACAATCAATCTTATGTTGATGACTTTGATCAGGAATACGATTATGGCAGTGTTTTGCATTATTCGGCTTATGCCTTTTCGGCCAATGGTGAAATGACCATCATACCTTTGAAGGCTGAGGAGGCTTCTGGTATTATGGGTCAACGTCGTGGCATGAGCAAGAGTGATATTAATAAATTGAATACCATGTACCGTTGTCCAGTGCATGTTTAA